A section of the Macadamia integrifolia cultivar HAES 741 chromosome 9, SCU_Mint_v3, whole genome shotgun sequence genome encodes:
- the LOC122088815 gene encoding mitogen-activated protein kinase kinase kinase 18-like, which translates to MERKEVSSCKPMWVRSNCIGKGSFGTVSLASSVSDGRVFAVKSVNPSSSLTAHLESLENEIQILSSLSSPYVVQYLGDDLTHESGDISYRNLHMEYLQGGTAADVASRFGGKGDERVVRSYAWCIVSGLRYVHAKGFVHCDVKGKNVLLGSGSTAGVAKLADFGSAKRFSGEGKTVFPRGSPLWMAPEVVRGESQGPESDIWSLGCTVIEMVTGKPAWEDRGADTLCRIAFSDSVPEFPDELSDLGRDFIDKCFRREPSERWTCEQLLHHPFVLVETVTVSSPRSILDWPSSEFDDNDNDDDGNDEEEIEFSDSENSNLNSGRLVVSAMERIRGLATGEVIWESDGWELVRSSGLVWNRGVAETASGGEDEGRRRTSLEYSDLRSEREEKAATSTSETWNIGTELEREGSEGIDSEYLDSIAGTYSESVGESQWVSYVRTCPYWWESDNKAGLGWHIGLLPIRSKGFYSCSNFLFFINGIILFYFVHVSQSCDTSLSL; encoded by the coding sequence ATGGAGAGGAAAGAAGTCTCTTCTTGTAAGCCTATGTGGGTTCGATCCAATTGCATCGGAAAAGGTTCATTCGGAACAGTAAGCCTCGCCTCCTCTGTATCCGATGGACGAGTCTTTGCAGTGAAATCAGTGAACCCGAGCTCATCCCTCACTGCCCACCTTGAATCATTAGAGAACGAGATTCAAATCCTCAGTTCTCTATCCTCTCCTTATGTGGTTCAGTACCTCGGCGATGATCTGACCCACGAATCCGGCGACATTAGTTACCGGAATCTGCATATGGAGTACTTGCAGGGAGGCACAGCTGCTGACGTGGCGTCCCGGTTTGGTGGAAAAGGTGATGAGCGTGTCGTAAGGTCCTATGCATGGTGCATCGTATCTGGGTTGAGGTATGTGCACGCCAAGGGTTTCGTTCACTGCGATGTCAAGGGGAAGAATGTGCTTCTGGGTTCTGGTTCTACCGCCGGCGTGGCCAAGTTGGCAGATTTCGGTTCGGCAAAGCGGTTCTCCGGCGAAGGAAAGACGGTATTTCCCCGAGGGAGTCCGCTTTGGATGGCACCAGAGGTGGTTCGAGGGGAGAGTCAAGGGCCAGAGTCCGACATATGGTCACTGGGTTGTACGGTCATCGAGATGGTTACTGGGAAACCAGCTTGGGAAGATCGGGGTGCCGACACGCTTTGCCGGATTGCATTCTCTGATTCTGTGCCGGAATTCCCAGATGAACTGTCAGACCTGGGTCGCGACTTCATCGACAAATGCTTCAGGAGAGAACCCAGTGAGAGATGGACTTGCGAGCAGCTTCTCCATCACCCATTCGTGTTAGTCGAAACCGTTACAGTGTCATCACCTAGATCAATACTCGATTGGCCCTCCTCAGAATTCGACGACAACGACAACGACGACGATggcaatgatgaagaagaaattgaatttAGTGATTCTGAGAATTCGAACTTAAATTCAGGACGATTAGTGGTTTCTGCGATGGAGAGAATTAGGGGATTAGCTACTGGTGAAGTAATTTGGGAATCTGATGGTTGGGAACTGGTAAGGTCTTCGGGTTTGGTTTGGAACAGGGGAGTAGCAGAGACTGCAAGTGGTGGAGAGGATGAGGGAAGAAGGAGGACAAGTTTGGAATATTCGGATTTGAGGAgtgaaagagaggaaaaggcGGCGACTAGTACTTCAGAAACGTGGAATATTGGGACAGAACTTGAACGCGAAGGAAGTGAAGGGATAGATTCTGAATATTTGGATTCTATTGCTGGAACTTACAGTGAGAGTGTAGGGGAGAGTCAGTGGGTGTCTTACGTGAGAACCTGCCCTTATTGGTGGGAATCTGACAACAAAGCTGGTTTGGGTTGGCATATTGGGCTGTTGCCAATTAGAAGCAAGGGCTTTTACAGCTgtagtaattttttattttttattaatggtattatattattttattttgtccacGTGTCACAGTCATGtgacacctctctctctctctaa
- the LOC122088141 gene encoding clathrin heavy chain 1-like encodes MAAASAPITMKETLTLPSIGINSQFITFTHVTMESDKYICVRETSPQNSVVIIDMNMPMQPLRRPITADSALMNPNSRILALKAQLPGTTQDHLQIFNIEMKSKMKSHQMPEQVVFWKWITPKMLGLVTQTSVYHWSIDGDSEPVKVFERTANLVNNQIINYKCDPSEKWLVLIGIAPGAPERPQLVKGSMQLFSVDQQRSQALEAHAAAFATFKVPGNENPSTLICFASKTTNAGQITSKLHVIELGAQPGKPSFTKKQADLFFPPDFADDFPVAMQISHKYSLIYVITKLGLLFVYDLEMATAVYRNRISPDPIFLTAEASSVGGFYAINRRGQVLLATVNEATIVPFVSGQLNNLELAVNLAKRGNLPGAENLVVQRFQELFAQTKYKEAAELAAESPQGLLRTPDTVAKFQSVPVQAGQTPPLLQYFGTLLTRGKLNAFESLELSRLVVNQNKKNLLENWLAEDKLECSEELGDLVKTVDNDLALKIYIKARATPKVVAAFAERREFDKILIYSKQVGYTPDYLFLLQTILRADPQGAVNFALMMSQMEGGCPIDYNTITDLFLQRNLIREATAFLLDVLKPNLPEHGYLQTKVLEINLVTFPNVADAILANGMFSHYDRPRIAQLCEKAGLYVRALQHYTELPDIKRVIVNTHAIEPQSLVEFFGTLSKEWALECMKDLLLVNLRGNLQIIVQTAKEYSEQLGVDACIKLFEQFKSYEGLYFFLGSYLSSSEDPDIHFKYIEAAAKTGQIKEVERVTRESNFYDAEKTKNFLMEAKLPDARPLINVCDRFGFVPDLTHYLYTNNMLRYIEGYVQKVNPGNAPLVVGQLLDDECPEDFIKGLILSVRSLLPVEPLVEECEKRNRLRLLSQFLEHLVSEGSQDVHVHNALGKIIIDSNNNPEHFLTTNPYYDSRVVGKYCEKRDPTLAVVAYRRGQCDDELINVTNKNSLFKLQARYVVERMDADLWEKVLSPDNEYRRQLIDQVVSTALPESKSPEQVSAAVKAFMTADLPHELIELLEKIVLQNSAFSGNFNLQNLLILTAIKADPSRVMDYINRLDNFDGPAVGEVAVEAQLYEEAFAIFKKFNLNVQAVNVLLDNIQSIERAVEFAFRVEEDAVWSQVAKAQLREGLVSEAIESFIRADDATEFLDVIRASENADVYSDLVRYLLMVRQKTKEPKVDSELIYAYAKIDRLGDIEEFILMPNVANLQSVGDRLYDEALYEAAKIIFAFISNWAKLACTLVKLRQFQGAVDAARKANSAKTWKEVCFACVDAEEFRLAQICGLNIIIQVDDLEEVSDYYQNRGCFNELINLMESGLGLERAHMGIFTELGVLYARYRPEKLMEHIKLFSTRLNIPKLIRACDEQQHWKELTYLYIQYDEFDNAAATIMNHSPEAWDHMQFKDVAVKVANVELYYKAVHFYLQEHPDLINDFLNVLALRVDHTRVVDIMRKAGYLHIVKPYMVAVQSNNVSAVNEALNEIYVQEEDYDRLRESIDMHDNFDQIGLAQKIEKHELLEMRRIAAYIYKKAGRWKQSIALSKKDKLYKDAMETCSQSGDRELSEELLVYFIEQGKKECFASCLFVCYDVIRPDVALELAWMNNMIDFAFPYLLQFIREYTGKVDELVKDKIESLNEVKAKEKEEKDMVSQQNMYAQLLPLALPAPPMPGMGGGMGGGFAPPPPMGGMGMPPMPPFGMPPMGSY; translated from the exons ATGGCTGCCGCAAGTGCTCCGATCACCATGAAAGAGACCTTAACG TTACCAAGCATCGGAATTAATTCACAATTTATCACATTCACGCATGTTACTATGGAATCTGACAAGTACATTTGTGTTCGGGAAACATCACCACAGAACAGTGTCGTTATCATTGATATGAACATGCCTATGCAACCACTGAGAAGGCCTATTACTGCAGATTCAGCTTTGATGAATCCTAATTCCAGAATTCTGGCACTCAAAG CTCAACTTCCGGGAACAACTCAGGATCACTTACAAATATTCAACATTGAAATGAAATCTAAGATGAAATCTCATCAGATGCCTGAACAG GTTGTTTTTTGGAAGTGGATTACCCCAAAGATGTTGGGGCTTGTCACACAGACATCTGTATATCACTGGTCAATTGACG GTGACTCTGAGCCTGTAAAGGTGTTCGAGAGAACGGCTAATTTGGTGAATAACCAAATTATTAACTACAAGTGTGATCCTTCTGAAAAGTGGTTGGTTTTGATTGGAATAGCTCCAGGCGCACCTGAG AGGCCACAACTGGTTAAGGGAAGTATGCAGCTTTTTTCGGTGGATCAGCAGCGCAGTCAAGCTCTCGAAGCACATGCTGCAGCATTTGCCACATTCAAA GTTCCTGGGAATGAGAACCCTTCCACCCTTATCTGTTTTGCCTCGAAGACTACAAACGCTGGCCAAATTACATCGAAGTTACATGTGATTGAACTTGGTGCCCAACCAG GCAAACCAAGTTTTACGAAGAAACAAGCAGATCTATTCTTCCCTCCTGATTTTGCTGATGACTTTCCTGTGGCAATGCAG ATATCCCACAAGTACAGTTTGATATATGTGATCACAAAGCTAGggcttctttttgtttatgacCTTGAGATGGCAACTGCGGTTTACAGAAATCGTATAAGTCCGGACCCTATCTTTTTGACAGCAGAAGCATCTTCAGTTGGAGGCTTCTATGCTATCAATAGGCGTGGGCAGGTGTTACTTGCAACTGTAAACGAAGCAACAATCGTGCCATTTGTCAGTGGCCAA TTAAATAACCTGGAGCTTGCTGTCAATCTTGCTAAAAGAGGAAACCTTCCTGGGGCAGAGAATTTG GTTGTCCAGCGATTCCAAGAATTGTTCGCCCAGACAAAATATAAGGAGGCTGCAGAGCTTGCTGCAGAATCTCCACAGGGACTTCTTCGTACACCTGATACTGTTGCAAAATTTCAG AGTGTTCCTGTGCAAGCTGGGCAAACACCTCCCTTGTTGCAGTATTTTGGGACACTATTAACAAGAGGAAAGCTCAATGCATTCGAGTCTCTAGAATTATCACGCCTTGTTGTAAATCAGAATAAAAAGAATCTTCTGGAGAACTGGTTGGCTGAGGACAAGCTTGAGTGTAGTGAGGAGCTTGGAGATCTTGTTAAG ACTGTGGATAATGATCTTGCCCTGAAAATATATATCAAGGCTCGAGCTACCCCAAAAGTTGTCGCAGCTTTTGCAGAACGAAGAGAATTTGACAAGATTCTCATCTACTCGAAGCAG GTTGGCTACACACCTGattatctctttcttctgcAAACAATTCTACGAGCAGATCCTCAG GGTGCTGTTAATTTTGCTTTGATGATGTCACAAATGGAGGGAGGTTGTCCTATTGACTACAACACTATAACCGATCTCTTCCTTCAG AGGAACTTGATCCGTGAAGCAACAGCATTTCTGTTAGATGTTCTGAAGCCAAATTTACCAGAACATGGTTACCTTCAAACCAAG GTTCTGGAGATCAATCTAGTGACATTTCCAAATGTAGCTGATGCAATATTAGCTAATGGGATGTTCAGTCACTATGATCGCCCGAGAATTGCACAACTTTGTGAGAAAGCAGGTCTTTACGTGCGTGCTCTTCAG CACTATACTGAATTGCCGGATATCAAGCGTGTCATTGTGAATACACATGCCATTGAGCCACAG TCCCTCGTGGAGTTCTTTGGGACCCTATCTAAGGAATGGGCGCTGGAGTGCATGAAAGACCTTTTACTTGTGAATCTGAGAGGAAATCTGCAGATAATTGTGCAG ACTGCCAAAGAATATTCTGAGCAGTTGGGGGTTGATGCATGTATAAAACTCTTTGAGCAATTCAAGTCTTATGAAGGATTATACTTCTTCTTGGGATCATATTTGAGCTCCAG TGAGGATCCAGACATTCACTTCAAGTACATTGAGGCAGCTGCTAAAACTGGACAAATCAAAGAGGTTGAGCGTGTGACAAGGGAATCAAACTTCTATGACGCTGAGAAGACAAAGAACTTTCTAATGGAAGCAAAACTTCCTGATGCACGACCCCTAATTAATGTCTGTGATCGTTTTGGGTTTGTTCCGGATCTCACCCACTACCTGTACACTAACAACATGTTGAGATATATTGAAGGTTATGTTCAAAAG GTCAACCCAGGGAATGCTCCTCTAGTTGTGGGGCAGCTGCTAGATGATGAGTGCCCTGAAGATTTCATTAAAGGCCTTATTCTTTCTGTACGGTCCCTGCTTCCAGTGGAGCCTCTTGttgaggaatgtgagaagag AAATCGCCTCCGTTTGCTCTCTCAGTTCTTGGAGCATCTTGTGAGTGAGGGAAGCCAGGATGTGCATGTTCACAACGCTTTGGGTAAAATCATCATAGACAGCAACAACAATCCGGAGCATTTCCTCACCACAAATCCATACTATGATTCGCGTGTTGTGGGTAAATATTGTGAGAAACGTGACCCCACTCTGGCAGTTGTTGCTTACCGGAGAGGGCAGTGTgatgatgagctcatcaatgtCACGAATAAGAACTCATTGTTCAAACTTCAGGCCAG ATATGTGGTGGAAAGGATGGATGCTGACCTCTGGGAGAAAGTTCTCAGCCCTGATAATGAGTATAGGAGGCAGCTAATTGATCAAGTGGTATCTACTGCCTTGCCTGAAAGCAAAAGCCCAGAGCAAGTTTCTGCAGCTGTTAAGGCTTTCATGACTGCTGATCTTCCCCACGAGTTAATTGAGCTTCTTGAGAAGATTGTGCTCCAAAACTCTGCCTTCAGTGGGAACTTCAATCTACAAAATCTGCTGATTCTCACAGCTATTAAGGCAGATCCTTCAAGAGTAATGGATTACATTAATAGGTTAGACAACTTTGATGGACCTGCTGTAGGAGAGGTGGCTGTGGAAGCACAGCTATATGAGGAAGCATTTGCTATCTTCAAGAAGTTCAATTTGAATGTCCAGGCTGTGAATGTCCTGTTGGATAACATTCAAAGCATTGAGCGAGCTGTGGAGTTTGCATTCCGGGTTGAAGAGGATGCTGTTTGGAGCCAGGTTGCGAAGGCCCAACTCAGGGAGGGTCTAGTGAGTGAGGCAATTGAGTCATTTATCCGTGCTGATGATGCCACTGAGTTCTTAGATGTCATTCGAGCTTCAGAGAATGCTGATGTGTACAGTGACTTGGTGAGGTACCTTCTGATGGTTAGGCAGAAGACGAAGGAACCCAAGGTGGACAGTGAGCTTATTTATGCATATGCTAAAATCGATAGACTGGGTGACATTGAGGAATTCATTCTCATGCCAAATGTTGCTAATCTCCAAAGTGTTGGTGACCGTTTGTATGATGAAGCCCTGTATGAGGCTGCAAAGATCATATTTGCTTTCATTTCTAACTGGGCCAAGCTGGCTTGCACACTTGTGAAGCTAAGACAGTTCCAAGGTGCAGTAGATGCAGCTCGAAAAGCAAACAGCGCCAAGACATGGAAGGAAGTTTGCTTTGCTTGTGTTGATGCTGAGGAGTTCCGCTTGGCTCAGATATGTGGGCTCAACATTATTATACAG GTGGATGATTTGGAAGAAGTCAGTGATTATTACCAGAATAGAGGATGCTTCAACGAGTTGATTAATCTTATGGAGAGTGGTCTAGGATTGGAACGTGCACATATGGGTATCTTTACTGAGTTGGGAGTTCTGTATGCTAGATACCGTCCAGAGAAGCTTATGGAACACATCAAACTGTTTTCAACGCGTCTCAACATTCCTAAGCTTATACGGGCTTGTGATGAGCAGCAGCACTGGAAGGAACTTACCTATCTGTATATCCAATATGATGAGTTTGACAATGCTGCAGCTACTATCATGAACCATTCGCCTGAAGCATGGGATCACATGCAATTTAAAGATGTTGCAGTCAAAGTTGCAAATGTGGAGCTCTACTATAAAGCTGTACATTTCTACTTGCAGGAGCATCCTGATCTTATCAATGATTTTCTCAATGTGCTTGCACTTCGTGTGGATCATACACGTGTAGTCGACATAATGCGAAAG GCCGGCTATCTTCACATTGTCAAGCCATATATGGTTGCAGTTCAAAGCAACAATGTTTCTGCTGTGAATGAGGCTCTAAATGAGATATATGTTCAAGAGGAAGATTATGATAGGCTACGTGAATCAATTGATATGCATGACAACTTTGATCAGATAGGCCTTGCACAGAAG ATTGAGAAACATGAGCTTCTGGAGATGAGGCGCATTGCTGCTTATATTTATAAGAAAGCTGGTAGATGGAAGCAGTCAATTGCATTGTCTAAGAAGGACAAGCTTTACAAAGATGCCATGGAGACATGTTCACAATCTGGTGATCGCGAACTTTCAGAGGAGCTGCTTGTTTATTTCATTGAGCAG GGAAAGAAGGAATGCTTTGCTTCGTGCCTCTTCGTTTGTTATGATGTAATCCGGCCTGATGTTGCACTTGAACTTGCATGGATGAACAATATGATCGATTTTGCCTTCCCATATCTCTTGCAG TTTATTCGTGAATACACGGGCAAAGTCGATGAGCTTGTCAAGGACAAAATCGAATCTCTTAATGAAGTGAAagctaaagagaaggaagagaaggatatGGTTTCTCAGCAG AATATGTACGCTCAGCTGCTGCCTCTTGCTTTGCCTGCACCACCGATGCCTGGTATGGGAGGTGGTATGGGTGGAGGCTTTGCACCCCCGCCGCCAATGGGAGGGATGGGTATGCCTCCAATGCCACCTTTTGGGATGCCTCCAATGGGCTCGTACTGA